One Candidatus Methanoperedens sp. genomic window, TTGCTATGATGGAAGTCGCTGTTTAAGAGTTATTTTCAGGTGATACCGAATATCTCAACGCATAATTTATTTTATGACACAAAAAACGCCTGTTGTTTCAGGCAATCAGCTAATTAAAGTGTTGCACAAGCTGGGTGATAATGTGGTAAAGCAGAGAGGTAGCCACATCAAATTGAGGAAATATACTGCTGCAGGTGCTCATTCACTCACAGTTCCTTCTCACGATGAAATTGCAAAAGGAACGTTGAATGACATATTGAACAAAGTGAGCATATGGAACCAGATATCTAAGGAAGAGCTTATTGAAATGCTCAAAGAAGTTTAGAATTTTCTTCAACGGCCATTTTTAGTAACATGAAATCTCACCCTCTTTTCCTTCCAATGTCTCTTGAAGAAGCCGAGACTTTAGGAATAGAAGAATTCGACATCATTATAGTGACAGGCGACGCCTATGTGGACCATCCCTCGTTCGGGGCAGCGGTTATCGGACGGGTGCTCTGGGATGCTGGCTATACCGTTGGGATCATAGCCCAGCCAGGCTGGAAAACAGATGCTGATTTCAAGAAACTGGGAAGACCCAGATTGTTCTTCGGGGTTACCTCAGGGAATGTGGATTCAATGGTGAACAACTATACTGCAAGCCTGAAAGTACGCAGCGACGATGTTTATTCACGGGATGGGAAAGGCGGGCTGAGGCCGAACCGCGCGGCGATAGTATATTCCGATAAACTCCATTCGATTTTCCGGGATACCCCCATCGTGCTGGGCGGCATTGAGGCAAGCCTCCGGCGGTTTGCACATTATGATTACTGGTCTGACT contains:
- a CDS encoding type II toxin-antitoxin system HicA family toxin encodes the protein MTQKTPVVSGNQLIKVLHKLGDNVVKQRGSHIKLRKYTAAGAHSLTVPSHDEIAKGTLNDILNKVSIWNQISKEELIEMLKEV